Below is a window of Ruegeria sp. THAF33 DNA.
GGTGAATGCCCGGTTCAATCCCTTGCCCGCGATCCAGCATTGCGGTGATCCCCGCCATCGCCATGCGCGGACGCTTCACGAAAATGGCCGCTCGCAACCCCATTGCCTGCCAATCCGCGCCTTCCCACAGAACGGCGGCGCGAGCTTCCCCTTTCGAAAGCGCTTCGGCGTATTTCGGGGACATGGCCATGGCCAGATCTGTTGGTCCGGCATCGCCCGGCTCGGCCGCCCGCACGATCGTCAGTCCACCATCGCCTTGGCATTCGGCACCCAAAGCGTCGGCGATTTGCTGAATGGTAAACTGCATCTCGGGCTTCCTTTTGGCAGGATTTGCCCTGTGCTTAACCCTGAACGTCCGGCAGGGCCACCCCTGCCTTTTGCAGGGCTTCCCAAATCTTGCGGTCCCGGCCATAGACATCGCGGCGATACTGCACCTCGCCTTTTGGACCGACATATGCCGTTCGATAAATCAGGTGGACCGGAACTTTTTGTTCCAAATCAACCTTGGTTTCCTTTCCCGTGTTCAGAACACGATGAAAGAATGCCTTGGGGTCCTCTTCCTGTTTGGCCAACAATGCATAGGCAAATTCGAAAGGCTGTGCCAGTCGGATGCAGCCGTGCGAGAACGCCCGAACCTCACGCGCGAACAGGCTTTTCTGAGGCGTATCATGCAGATAGATATTGTACTTGTTGGGGAACATGAACTTGACCAGCCCCAAAGCATTGCTTTTGCTGGGCGGCTGGCGCATCGCAAAAGGAAAGCTTCGCGCGGAGAACTGATTGAAATCAACCGCCCCGCGATTGACCTGCCGCCCCCTGCTGTCCGTGATCTGGATATGACTGACCGCGTTGGGGTTCGCTTTCAACTTTGGCAGGTATTCCTTGGTGATGATCGAGCGCGGAACATACCAACTGGGGTTTATCACCATATGTTCCATCACATCCGAGAACTCTGGGCTGCGGCGATCATGCGTGTTTTTGCCGATCACCGCACGGGTCTCGAACGTGACTTGCCCGTCATCCACGATCTTTGCCGAAAAATCTGTCTGGTTGACAAGAATATGACGCGCGCCGCGTTCCCGAGGCAACCAGCGTTCCCGTTCCAGAGCGACATAAACAGCCTTGAGCCGGTCCACGGCCGGGCGATTCAACTCGGCAATCGTGCCCTTACCTGCAACGCCATCGGGTTCCAATCCATGCGCGATTTGAAAGGCCCTGACACCTTCCAGCAGCGCGGCGTCGAAAGACGGGCTGGCCGATGGTTTCATGTAGCCCATCAACGCCAGCCGATTGCGAAGCTTCACGACATTGGGCCCGGTATCACCGTATTCCAGCTTGGTTTCCGGGACAGTCGCCCCCCAACCGCCTTGATCTACCAAATCCTGTAGCGCCAGTTTCTGCTTCATCAGAGCCCGGTACTGACGGGTTTGAGGAGCCAATTGCGCAAGATACGCGGCGCCATGTGTGTTCAGGACGTTCAGATGCTCGGCCGCGCTGCGACGATCCACCGACCGAACAAGTCCGTCGTCGATGTTTCCGGGCCGAAGAAAACCCGAGTACAATGCGTCGGCAAACTCTACGAAAACCCGGCTCAGTTCCGCTTCAACGGCGCCAAGGTCGCGTGTCGAGCGTGCATCCTGCATTTTCTGCATCAAGGATGAAACTGTCGCATCGGCCCGCGGCAGACCGTGCAGATGCGCATGTGACAGTGCCTGGATCAATGCGGCCCGGCGTTGCATATGCTCATCGGATTCACCCACCCAAATCGGCGAAAACCCGTTTGTCCGGTAAAACTCTGCGATCTGCGATTCCCGTGGGGTATGTTCTGCAACGGCCATCTGAAACGCCGTGTTGTGCGCAGGTTCAGAAGTGGTGTTTGCCATACTCGCGGTGGCCGCAAAACAGGCGGCAAGCAGGATACTGGTACGGGTTCGGAAAACAGAAAGCATTGGATGGCCTTGGAATCAATGGCTTGGTTGGTGATACGTGCGTCGAACAACTATGAGTTTGACTGCGCAGACTTGTCTATTCACAAATTCCTTACCGAATTGCTTCTATTGTCGCCTGATGCGCGTTTGCATCGGCCCGGTGATGCGCAGCCCACACTTGCAAATATTCTGCGCTCGGCTGTGACATTTGCGCAAAAATCTGCCGAAAATTCCCCCTTGAAAAGGTGACTATGAAACACTTCTTGGCCGTCGAATCCGATTGTGTCATAAATTCCGCATCTGGGATGGGAAAAATTAAGACAGCGCGCGTAACATCGTGCGCAGGCAGGAACAGTACGGGACGAACAAAAATGACCAAGAGCAGTTCCTCGGGCTTGACCCGACGTGCCCTATTGGGTGCGTTTGCAGCAACAGCAGTCGCAGCAGCACCCACCTACTCCAAAGCAGCAGGCTTTTTGCGCGGCGGCGGCGATATCCGTCGCATTCGCATGTATTCCGGTCGCACGGGCGAACGGTTGGACATGATTTATTGGGTCGATGGTAAATATATCAAGGACGCTGTCAAAGAAGTGAACCATTTCATGCGCGATTGGCGCACGGATCACGTAAAATCCATCGATTTACGTACGATTGATATCATGGCGGCATCACACAACCTTCTGGATGTCAACGAACCTTACATGTTGCTGTCGGGCTATCGCTCCCCCCAGACCAACGCCATGCTCCGCGCCCGCTCTCGCGGCGTCGCCCGGAAGTCGCTTCATATGAAGGGACAAGCGGCAGACCTGCGCCTGTCTTCCCGCTCCGTCTCGCAGATGGCTAAGGCTGCTATGTCATGCCGGGCCGGCGGTGTCGGTCAATATTACGGATCCAATTTCGTGCATATGGACTGCGGTGTCGTCCGCACCTGGCGCGGCTAAGACAGCGACTTTACGATCTCGGCTTATATGACAGGGGTTTGACTGGGGCGGCCAGTTACATCCCCGCGTCTCCCCCTCCGCCGCCGGCATCACCGCCTCCGGTGTCATTGCTGGATGCTGTCGCCGTAGTGGAATTGCTGGTCTCACGAGACTTTTCATCACCGACGTCAGTGGGAACACTGGAACCGGAAGCATTGTCGCTTTCTGAATCATCATCGCTTTCGGGTTCTTCATCATCGGACAGCTTTCCAAGGATAAACGCCAGAATTACGGCGACCACGATCCATCCTAAAACGCTTGAAGCTGAAACCCCGGTAATCGCGCTACCCAATAGTGCTACAATCACGACAACGATTATCAGCTTCTTATTTGAAGAGATGACTTTCACATTCCTTCCTCCATTTGAGCTGACGCGCGCCAGCCTCGTTCGGAAAGTGTACATCAAAAAAACCACTGCTTGAGGGGTTAAGCCTCAAAATGATTGTCAGGATTAATAGGGTGGTGGCAAGCGGGCGAAAAACGGAGGCGTGCAGACACTATCCATGGCCCGAAGGGGTATTCGCGTTGAAAATTTCCCGAGAGGGGATCAGCCAGGACACCTTTCGTAGTTTCAACAGCAGATGCGGGTTGGAACTGTCGGAAGCCAAGATGCTTCGGGCGCTGGAAACCGAAAACGCGAAAGCAAAAGAATTCCTGGCCGGTCAGATGTTGAATGACGCTATTCTGCGGCATATCCTCGGACCAGCGCAGGACGCTTGTCCTTCATTAGCGACGGCCATGTGGCCCGCGAACTTCTGCCAATTCGGCGCAGAAGTTCCTGTTTTGCCAAAAAGCCTTAGAAATTTGGCGATGGTGGCGCACCTGAGAGGATTCGAACCTCTGGCCTCTGCCTTCGGAGGGCAGCGCTCTATCCAGCTGAGCTACAGGTGCCTTGGCCGTTAGCTAACCTTGTTCCAATCCGGGTGCAACTGAAAATCGTGATTGTTGCACCCTCTTTGAAACCAAAATCAGGCGAAAAGATCATGCGCCAATTCAAGCGCTTCGATCAGTGTGTCGACCTCATCCGTCGTGTTATATAGACCAAAGCTGGCACGGCAGGTCGCCGTGACGCCCAGGTGATCCATAAGCGGGCCCGCACAGTGATGCCCGGCGCGGACGGCAACCCCCTTTTTGTCCAGAATCGTGGATACATCATGGGCATGGCCGGCCCCGTCCAGCGTAAAGCTGAAGATGGCAGCCTTGTCTGGCCGCGTGCCCTGAACCTGAAGCCAGTTGAGACCGTTCAGGCGCTGCATGGCATAGTCCCGCAGGCCGGATTCATGGGCGGCAATGTTGTCCATTCCCAAATCCATCATGTATTCCAGCGCAACGCCCAGGCCGATGGTTTGGACAATGCCGGGTGTTCCGGCCTCGAACTTCATCGGCGGGTCGTTGTAGATCACCTGATCCTTGCTGACCTCTTTGATCATGTCACCGCCACCGACAAAGGGGCGCATCTCGGCCATGCGTTCGGACTTGATGTAGATCGCACCCGACCCCGACGGACCATACAGCTTGTGGCCGGTGATGGCGTAAAAGTCGCAACCGATGTCCTGCACGTTCACCGGCATATGCACCGCGCCCTGACTGCCATCGACCAGCACCGGGACGCCCCTTGCATGTGCACCTTCGGTGATGGCTTTGACATCCACGACGGTGCCCAGAACATTGGAACATTGCGTCACGGCCACAAGTTTGGTTTTCGGGCCGATCGCATCGATCACCGCCTGCGGATCCAGCCCTCCGTCGGCGTCCACATCCACCCACTTCAGAACAACGCCCTGCCGTTCCCGCAGGAAATGCCAGGGCACGATGTTGGCGTGATGCTCCATGACGCTCAGGACGATCTCATCCCCGGCTTCCAGGCGCGGCATGGCCCAGCCATAGGCAACAAGATTGATCCCTTCGGTCGTTCCGGAATTCAGAACGATCTCATCCTCGTTCGATGCCCCCAGAAAACGGGCGATGATGCCGCGGACAGCTTCGTATTTCTCGGTCGACAGATTGGACAGATAGTGCAATCCACGGTGAACATTCGAATACTCTTCGGAATAGGCACGGGTCACCGCATCGATGACGACCTGAGGCTTTTGAGCAGACGCACCGTTGTCCAGATAGGTCAACGGCTTGCCATTCACCTGACGTGACAGGATCGGAAAGTCAGAGCGAATTTTCTGCACATCATACATGATACGGTTTTCCTAGACAGGCGCGGCCGGTGTTAAATACAGGACGAAGGGAACCGCAATCAGGGCTGACAACAGAATTACGGCGAAAGACTTCCAAAGGGATCCGAATTGATGCGCTTCGTTCAGGAAATGAAGCGTGATGTAAAGGCTCAGGATCGCCGTTGCGAACAGCATCATCATCATCAGAAACGGCATCGTCAGGCTTAGAACAAGGGTCATGACCAGGGCGACGATTTGCAGGAACTGCAACCACACCGTCAGGACCATCAGATCTTCAAAGCTTGCTTTGCCGCCTATCGCTTTTCCAACGACGAAGAACGCGAGGATGCTCAGCAGCATTGCTCCGGCGGAACGCAGCAAAACAACGGGGATGCTTTCGGGAGGCGGTGCGATTTGACCTTGCGGCACGGGCACCGACAAATCGATTCCCAACTGCACGAGACAGTTCAAAACCACTGCCAGCGCAAAGGCCAGCCACAACCCTTCCCGCCCCGGTTTCAGGGACAACAGCTGGCGGGCGGCTTGGTCGGGGCTTCTGATCGTCAGAACCGCCAGAGCGCCGAGGGAATTGATAGTCATGCAGCGGACCTTTGTACTTGTCTCAGACCGGATAACCAGAACCAGACAAAAACAGCAACCCAAGCGACACCCACAATTGTCAAAGCGGGCCCGGGCCCGATGAACCCGGCAACCAGACCATTCAGCAAGACCAGGGGGGCAGATGCCAACAACGCCCAGAACAGGGCAAGTCGTGCGCCATAAGCAGTGCCCTGCCCGCCCGTCATCCGCGCCGCCCAATACGAAATCAGCGCCAGCGTGTAGAAAAACAACGGCAGTATGAACAGCGACCCCAGCAAAGCGCCGCCCAAAAGCATGTTCAGCTCGACGCCTTCAAGATGCGCTTTGCGGGCAAGGCTGGGCATTTGCGCGACAAAAGCCACCAAGCAAAACGCCATGACAAACACCAGCGCCCTGTCTTCCCGCTGACCCATTTCAAGAAGCCGGCGCACCACGCGCCCCGGCCCTCGGTATGTGGCCAATATGTCAGACGAGACGGCCATCAGCTACGACGCGCCAGCCACCCTTCCAGACGGCTTACGATCTCTTCCGCCAGGGCGCTGTCTTCGATCTCATCCACCGCTTCGGCAAGAAAGGCCAAAGTCAGCATGTTGGTTGCGTCCTTGACCGGCACGCCACGGGACCGCAGATAGAACAGAGCGGTTTCGTCGATCGCACCCGAGGTCGAGCCGTGCGAACACGCCACGTCATCGGCATAGATCTCAAGCTCGGGCTTGGCGAGGAATTGGCTGTCATCATCCAGAAGCAGCGATTGGCTTATTTGGTAACCGTCGGTCTTTTGGGCGCCTTCCTTCACGAGGATCTTGCCCTGAAACACGCCCGTCGCCCCGTTGCGCAGCACTTTCTTGAACACCTGACGGCTTTCGCAGTTTACCGCATCATGGGTGATAAAAACCGTGTCGTCATGATGGAAGTCGCCATCGCCAACACAGGCTCCGGCCACATGGGCGACCGCGTCATCGCCCGTCAACTCGACGACCTGCTCATTGCGGGTCAGCACGCCATTCACGGTCAAAGTGAAGGATTTATAGACCGATTCCGTGCCCAGACGGGTGAACATATGGGTCGCGGCCCGGCGTTCATGGTCCCTGCCCTGGGCGCGCACATGGTGCAGCGTGCCCTTGTCGGCGATGTCAATCTCCATGCATTTGTTGAAGCGTGACGCAGCCGGACCGGTTTCCAGAATGGTGGCCTCGGCCCCGCTTTCGACGCGAATAACGTGGTGCAGGATCGCATCCGAGGTCGGCGACGCATGACGATAGATCAGGTTGATCGGTTTGGACGGTTTGCCGGTGACATGAATGGCCACACCATCCGACGCAAAAGCCGTGTTCAGCGCCGCCAGCGGGCGCTGGACCGGAGACTGACCGCGCGTCTCAAGCACGCCATACAGGTCTTTCGCCCAATGAATGTCCTTGCAGCAGATATCCTCGAGCCGGTCGATGGTCACGCCTTCCAGCGTCAGGTCGTCCGACTCTTCGGCGCTGAATTCACCGTCCACGAAGACGATGTTCAGCCGGTCGAGTCCGCTGAACATCAACGGCTCATCATCGGCAAACACCGCAGCCGGAGGCGCGTCTGGCGAGACCAGAGTGTCCGGTTGAGTGTATTTCCAATATTCGTCACGCCGTCCGGGCAGACCGGTTTCCAGAACACGGGCCAGCGCGTCTTCGCGCGCGGCGCGGGTGCATCCCGCGTCGGGCATGGTCAAGGCAGACAGCCGGGCCTCGGTCGCGGTTTGTTTGACTTCGGGCAAGGCCATCAGTTCACCTCGGCAAGAATGTCGGCATAACCGTTGTTTTCAACCTCAAGCGCCAGATCTGGGCCTCCGGTTTTGACAATGCGGCCATCGGCCATGATATGCACGACGTCGGGTTTGATGTGATCCAGCAGACGCTGGTAATGGGTGATGACCAGGAACCCGCGACCTTCATCGCGCAGCGCATTCACACCTTCGGCGACCAGCTTCATCGCATCCACATCCAGACCCGAGTCGGTTTCGTCCATGATGCACATCTTGGGTTCCAGCATGGCCATTTGCAGGATCTCATTGCGCTTTTTCTCACCGCCCGAGAAGCCCACATTGACCGGACGCTTGAGCATATCCGCGTCGATCTTCAGCGTCTTTGCCTTGGCACGCACTTCCTTGAGGAAATCCGCGGCGGACAGCTCGTCCTCACCCCGCGCCTTGCGCTGTGCATTCACGGCGGTGCGCAGGAAGGTCATGTTGCCCACGCCCGGAATTTCGACCGGGTATTGGAAGGCCAGAAACACGCCGGCAGCGGCGCGCTCTTCCGGTTCCATCTCCAGCAGATCCTCGCCATCCAGCGTGGCGGACCCCTCGGTCACTTCGTACCCGTCGCGGCCCGACAGCACGTAGCTGAGTGTTGACTTGCCTGACCCGTTCGGCCCCATGATCGCGTGTACCTTGCCGGCTTCAACCGTCAGGTCCACACCCTTTAGGATCTGCTTGTCTTCTTCTTCAAGCTTCACGTGCAGATTCTTGATTTCCAGCATTTTTTATCCTTTTGCGTATCGCAGGGGGCACCGTGGCCCCGAAACCTTCTTATCCCAGCAACTTGCGGATCAGACGCGCGACGATCCAGCCCAGGATCGCCCCTCCGCCAACCGCCCAAACCGGGTTGATGAATTCCATGTGGTTGATGTTGACGTAAGCCATACCCAGCAGACCGCCAAGAACCGGCAACGCGTAACCCAGCCAGGTCAGCACGTCTTCTTTCCGGATGCCGCTTCGTGACGCCCGCGTCATCAGCCAACCGACCCTTCCAGCGAGATTGCCACCAGTTGCTGCGCTTCCATGGCGAACTCCATCGGCAGTGCTTGCAGAACGTCCTTGCAGAACCCGTTGACCACCAAAGCCACGGCCTCTTCTTCATCCATGCCGCGCTGACGGCAATAGAACAGCTGATCGTCATCCACCTTGGATGTCGTCGCCTCATGCTCAACGCGGGACGAGTTGTTCTTGACCTCGATATACGGAACCGTATGCGCGCCGCATTTGTCGCCGATCAGCAAGCTGTCGCACTGGGTA
It encodes the following:
- a CDS encoding murein L,D-transpeptidase yields the protein MLSVFRTRTSILLAACFAATASMANTTSEPAHNTAFQMAVAEHTPRESQIAEFYRTNGFSPIWVGESDEHMQRRAALIQALSHAHLHGLPRADATVSSLMQKMQDARSTRDLGAVEAELSRVFVEFADALYSGFLRPGNIDDGLVRSVDRRSAAEHLNVLNTHGAAYLAQLAPQTRQYRALMKQKLALQDLVDQGGWGATVPETKLEYGDTGPNVVKLRNRLALMGYMKPSASPSFDAALLEGVRAFQIAHGLEPDGVAGKGTIAELNRPAVDRLKAVYVALERERWLPRERGARHILVNQTDFSAKIVDDGQVTFETRAVIGKNTHDRRSPEFSDVMEHMVINPSWYVPRSIITKEYLPKLKANPNAVSHIQITDSRGRQVNRGAVDFNQFSARSFPFAMRQPPSKSNALGLVKFMFPNKYNIYLHDTPQKSLFAREVRAFSHGCIRLAQPFEFAYALLAKQEEDPKAFFHRVLNTGKETKVDLEQKVPVHLIYRTAYVGPKGEVQYRRDVYGRDRKIWEALQKAGVALPDVQG
- a CDS encoding DUF882 domain-containing protein; this encodes MTKSSSSGLTRRALLGAFAATAVAAAPTYSKAAGFLRGGGDIRRIRMYSGRTGERLDMIYWVDGKYIKDAVKEVNHFMRDWRTDHVKSIDLRTIDIMAASHNLLDVNEPYMLLSGYRSPQTNAMLRARSRGVARKSLHMKGQAADLRLSSRSVSQMAKAAMSCRAGGVGQYYGSNFVHMDCGVVRTWRG
- a CDS encoding cysteine desulfurase, which codes for MYDVQKIRSDFPILSRQVNGKPLTYLDNGASAQKPQVVIDAVTRAYSEEYSNVHRGLHYLSNLSTEKYEAVRGIIARFLGASNEDEIVLNSGTTEGINLVAYGWAMPRLEAGDEIVLSVMEHHANIVPWHFLRERQGVVLKWVDVDADGGLDPQAVIDAIGPKTKLVAVTQCSNVLGTVVDVKAITEGAHARGVPVLVDGSQGAVHMPVNVQDIGCDFYAITGHKLYGPSGSGAIYIKSERMAEMRPFVGGGDMIKEVSKDQVIYNDPPMKFEAGTPGIVQTIGLGVALEYMMDLGMDNIAAHESGLRDYAMQRLNGLNWLQVQGTRPDKAAIFSFTLDGAGHAHDVSTILDKKGVAVRAGHHCAGPLMDHLGVTATCRASFGLYNTTDEVDTLIEALELAHDLFA
- a CDS encoding YIP1 family protein; its protein translation is MTINSLGALAVLTIRSPDQAARQLLSLKPGREGLWLAFALAVVLNCLVQLGIDLSVPVPQGQIAPPPESIPVVLLRSAGAMLLSILAFFVVGKAIGGKASFEDLMVLTVWLQFLQIVALVMTLVLSLTMPFLMMMMLFATAILSLYITLHFLNEAHQFGSLWKSFAVILLSALIAVPFVLYLTPAAPV
- a CDS encoding YIP1 family protein, which gives rise to MAVSSDILATYRGPGRVVRRLLEMGQREDRALVFVMAFCLVAFVAQMPSLARKAHLEGVELNMLLGGALLGSLFILPLFFYTLALISYWAARMTGGQGTAYGARLALFWALLASAPLVLLNGLVAGFIGPGPALTIVGVAWVAVFVWFWLSGLRQVQRSAA
- a CDS encoding SufD family Fe-S cluster assembly protein — protein: MALPEVKQTATEARLSALTMPDAGCTRAAREDALARVLETGLPGRRDEYWKYTQPDTLVSPDAPPAAVFADDEPLMFSGLDRLNIVFVDGEFSAEESDDLTLEGVTIDRLEDICCKDIHWAKDLYGVLETRGQSPVQRPLAALNTAFASDGVAIHVTGKPSKPINLIYRHASPTSDAILHHVIRVESGAEATILETGPAASRFNKCMEIDIADKGTLHHVRAQGRDHERRAATHMFTRLGTESVYKSFTLTVNGVLTRNEQVVELTGDDAVAHVAGACVGDGDFHHDDTVFITHDAVNCESRQVFKKVLRNGATGVFQGKILVKEGAQKTDGYQISQSLLLDDDSQFLAKPELEIYADDVACSHGSTSGAIDETALFYLRSRGVPVKDATNMLTLAFLAEAVDEIEDSALAEEIVSRLEGWLARRS
- the sufC gene encoding Fe-S cluster assembly ATPase SufC is translated as MLEIKNLHVKLEEEDKQILKGVDLTVEAGKVHAIMGPNGSGKSTLSYVLSGRDGYEVTEGSATLDGEDLLEMEPEERAAAGVFLAFQYPVEIPGVGNMTFLRTAVNAQRKARGEDELSAADFLKEVRAKAKTLKIDADMLKRPVNVGFSGGEKKRNEILQMAMLEPKMCIMDETDSGLDVDAMKLVAEGVNALRDEGRGFLVITHYQRLLDHIKPDVVHIMADGRIVKTGGPDLALEVENNGYADILAEVN